The following proteins are co-located in the Blochmannia endosymbiont of Camponotus sp. genome:
- the sdhD gene encoding succinate dehydrogenase, hydrophobic membrane anchor protein, producing MVSIKSILKCHGVHEWLLVRVSAVWMLLYIVYISIFIISSNNLSYDKWYDFFSKNITKIFSIMTLLSALSHTWIGIRHILEDYITLPVLKQLGTWITGFILFAYLFFGMIIIWSV from the coding sequence ATGGTATCCATTAAATCAATCTTAAAATGTCACGGGGTACACGAATGGTTGCTAGTACGAGTTTCAGCCGTCTGGATGTTGTTATACATTGTGTATATTTCTATTTTTATTATTTCTTCTAACAACCTATCTTATGATAAATGGTACGATTTTTTCAGCAAAAACATCACTAAAATATTTAGTATCATGACTTTATTATCTGCCCTGAGTCATACTTGGATTGGAATACGTCACATACTAGAAGACTACATAACGCTACCTGTATTAAAACAATTAGGAACGTGGATAACCGGTTTTATATTGTTCGCATACTTATTTTTTGGAATGATTATCATTTGGAGTGTATAG
- the sdhC gene encoding succinate dehydrogenase, cytochrome b556 subunit — protein MIKKNQRPIYLNIRTIRFPITAIASILHRISGILLFVTIGPILWILKLSLSSSNEFCKIHRFLLMNHYIFQFIFWIVTILLSYHIVAGIRQILMDFGCLNQTLLIGKISAKIIFILTILLSIFIGILIWYPLNQS, from the coding sequence ATGATTAAAAAAAATCAAAGACCGATATATTTAAATATCAGAACTATACGATTTCCCATTACTGCTATTGCTTCTATTTTACACAGAATATCCGGAATTCTGTTATTCGTAACAATTGGTCCAATTCTTTGGATATTAAAGTTATCTTTATCTTCCAGTAACGAATTTTGCAAAATTCATCGGTTTCTATTAATGAATCATTATATTTTTCAGTTTATATTTTGGATAGTTACGATTTTACTGAGCTATCATATAGTTGCTGGTATCCGTCAAATATTAATGGATTTCGGGTGTTTAAATCAAACGTTACTAATAGGTAAAATTAGCGCAAAAATTATATTTATATTGACTATTTTGTTGTCTATTTTCATTGGAATTTTAATATGGTATCCATTAAATCAATCTTAA